The Coffea arabica cultivar ET-39 chromosome 1e, Coffea Arabica ET-39 HiFi, whole genome shotgun sequence genome has a window encoding:
- the LOC113689029 gene encoding protein WALLS ARE THIN 1 isoform X2, with protein MAVKKWIQGGRLAAGMLTIQAIATGLQLLSRLILNQGSFIFAYMFYRHVVGAICVAPFALFWERGNGKKLSWLIFFWLFVVALTGITMAMGLFYYGLGDTTATYATNFLNLIPIVTFLLSTILRIEELRLHTRAGKIKTMAAILCLGGALVIAFYKGKAFHIPHLNVEKHSILKTTKPRKWTRGTIFLVCSCLSYSLWFISQGSLATSASFCLISWAISKRGPTYPSMFNPLSLVFVAIAEAFFLGEAITIGSLLGMFLIIVGLYSFLWAKNKETKAIFKTIRANGEVEKRSVESAATVVPALSPQNDINHGDKEQQTDAVVLTRVEGLAG; from the exons ATGGCGGTGAAGAAATGGATTCAGGGAGGAAGACTTGCTGCCGGCATGCTCACGATACAAGCAATCGCCACAGGGTTGCAGCTTCTGTCAAGACTGATACTGAACCAAGGCTCTTTCATTTTCGCTTACATGTTCTATCGGCATGTCGTGGGTGCTATTTGTGTTGCTCCTTTTGCTCTTTTCTGGGAAAG AGGCAATGGAAAGAAGCTGAGCTGGTTGATTTTCTTCTGGCTATTTGTGGTTGCACTAACCGG GATAACCATGGCGATGGGACTCTTCTATTATGGCCTAGGGGATACCACAGCCACGTACGCAACAAACTTCCTCAACCTCATTCCCATAGTCACTTTTCTCCTCTCAACAATTCTGAG AATAGAAGAACTGCGGCTGCATACCAGAGCTGGTAAAATAAAGACTATGGCTGCAATATTATGCCTTGGTGGTGCACTGGTTATTGCTTTTTACAAGGGCAAGGCCTTCCACATCCCTCACCTTAACGTGGAGAAACATTCCATACTGAAAACCACTAAGCCTCGCAAGTGGACTCGGGGAACAATATTTCTAGTTTGCAGCTGCTTATCCTATAGTTTGTGGTTCATATCACAG GGATCGTTGGCCACATCTGCATCATTTTGCTTGATTTCTTGGGCTATATCAAAACGAGGCCCAACTTATCCCTCTATGTTCAACCCCTTATCTCTTGTATTTGTGGCCATCGCGGAAGCGTTCTTCCTTGGGGAAGCAATCACCATTGGAAG CTTGCTTGGTATGTTCCTTATCATTGTGGGCTTGTACTCTTTCCTTTGGGCAAAGAATAAGGAGACCAAAGCAATATTCAAGACTATACGTGCTAACGGTGAAGTAGAAAAAAGGTCAGTTGAATCTGCAGCTACTGTAGTGCCAGCACTATCTCCTCAGAACGACATAAATCATGGAGACAAAGAGCAACAGACGGACGCAGTTGTTCTAACCAGGGTTGAGGGCCTTGCTggataa
- the LOC113689029 gene encoding WAT1-related protein At5g64700 isoform X1, producing the protein MAVKKWIQGGRLAAGMLTIQAIATGLQLLSRLILNQGSFIFAYMFYRHVVGAICVAPFALFWERGNGKKLSWLIFFWLFVVALTGITMAMGLFYYGLGDTTATYATNFLNLIPIVTFLLSTILRIEELRLHTRAGKIKTMAAILCLGGALVIAFYKGKAFHIPHLNVEKHSILKTTKPRKWTRGTIFLVCSCLSYSLWFISQVKLFQLFPYKFWSTFYTCIIASVQQVVIGLCIDRSKAAWHLGWNLELVTIFYSGSLATSASFCLISWAISKRGPTYPSMFNPLSLVFVAIAEAFFLGEAITIGSLLGMFLIIVGLYSFLWAKNKETKAIFKTIRANGEVEKRSVESAATVVPALSPQNDINHGDKEQQTDAVVLTRVEGLAG; encoded by the exons ATGGCGGTGAAGAAATGGATTCAGGGAGGAAGACTTGCTGCCGGCATGCTCACGATACAAGCAATCGCCACAGGGTTGCAGCTTCTGTCAAGACTGATACTGAACCAAGGCTCTTTCATTTTCGCTTACATGTTCTATCGGCATGTCGTGGGTGCTATTTGTGTTGCTCCTTTTGCTCTTTTCTGGGAAAG AGGCAATGGAAAGAAGCTGAGCTGGTTGATTTTCTTCTGGCTATTTGTGGTTGCACTAACCGG GATAACCATGGCGATGGGACTCTTCTATTATGGCCTAGGGGATACCACAGCCACGTACGCAACAAACTTCCTCAACCTCATTCCCATAGTCACTTTTCTCCTCTCAACAATTCTGAG AATAGAAGAACTGCGGCTGCATACCAGAGCTGGTAAAATAAAGACTATGGCTGCAATATTATGCCTTGGTGGTGCACTGGTTATTGCTTTTTACAAGGGCAAGGCCTTCCACATCCCTCACCTTAACGTGGAGAAACATTCCATACTGAAAACCACTAAGCCTCGCAAGTGGACTCGGGGAACAATATTTCTAGTTTGCAGCTGCTTATCCTATAGTTTGTGGTTCATATCACAG GTTAAGTTATTCCAACTATTCCCCTACAAGTTCTGGTCAACATTCTATACTTGCATCATAGCATCAGTGCAACAAGTAGTTATTGGATTGTGCATAGATAGATCCAAAGCAGCTTGGCATTTAGGATGGAATTTAGAGTTAGTTACCATCTTTTACTCG GGATCGTTGGCCACATCTGCATCATTTTGCTTGATTTCTTGGGCTATATCAAAACGAGGCCCAACTTATCCCTCTATGTTCAACCCCTTATCTCTTGTATTTGTGGCCATCGCGGAAGCGTTCTTCCTTGGGGAAGCAATCACCATTGGAAG CTTGCTTGGTATGTTCCTTATCATTGTGGGCTTGTACTCTTTCCTTTGGGCAAAGAATAAGGAGACCAAAGCAATATTCAAGACTATACGTGCTAACGGTGAAGTAGAAAAAAGGTCAGTTGAATCTGCAGCTACTGTAGTGCCAGCACTATCTCCTCAGAACGACATAAATCATGGAGACAAAGAGCAACAGACGGACGCAGTTGTTCTAACCAGGGTTGAGGGCCTTGCTggataa